One region of Sulfurisphaera ohwakuensis genomic DNA includes:
- a CDS encoding ArgE/DapE family deacylase, which produces MELEELTSKLIQFPTVNPPGENLLDCALFIKDYLSSQGFSSQVVEFEKGWPVVISENGNRNGKLIMLNGHYDVVPTGDVNKWKYDPFSGKIIDDKVYGRGSTDMKGGLAVFMKVFTEIADKVNYNLIFTAVPDEESGGDKGSKYLADRYKPDLVLISEPSGSDSINIGEKGLLQIKLITKGKVAHGSLPSLGENAIMKLVKDLIQLEKIKEIEIKIPDNLIEAMTVRIPSEIAKNDVLRISFNPGVIKGGVKINVVPDYAEVEVDMRIPPGINSDEALNIVRSLVKQSEIIPLDLSEPNYTPPDNEFVKKLENTIYKQLGIKAKKYIITGATDGRYFRYKGVPVIVYGPGELGMAHAYDEFISFRELRNSYTVMKDYLLTLF; this is translated from the coding sequence ATGGAATTAGAAGAATTAACCTCAAAACTAATCCAGTTTCCTACAGTAAATCCACCAGGTGAAAACTTACTTGATTGCGCCTTATTTATAAAAGATTATCTTTCATCTCAAGGCTTTTCATCTCAAGTTGTAGAGTTTGAAAAGGGCTGGCCAGTAGTTATTTCCGAAAATGGTAATAGAAATGGAAAGTTAATAATGCTAAATGGCCATTATGATGTTGTCCCTACTGGAGATGTAAATAAATGGAAATATGATCCTTTTTCTGGAAAGATTATTGATGATAAAGTTTACGGACGAGGTAGTACTGATATGAAAGGAGGCTTAGCTGTTTTCATGAAAGTATTTACTGAAATAGCCGATAAAGTTAATTATAACCTTATTTTCACAGCTGTTCCAGATGAAGAAAGTGGTGGTGATAAAGGGTCAAAATATTTAGCTGATAGATATAAGCCAGATTTAGTACTCATATCTGAACCATCCGGTTCAGACTCTATAAACATCGGTGAAAAAGGGTTATTACAAATAAAGTTGATAACTAAAGGTAAGGTTGCTCACGGAAGTCTTCCATCTTTAGGTGAAAATGCAATAATGAAACTCGTTAAGGATTTAATTCAACTTGAAAAAATAAAAGAGATTGAAATAAAAATCCCAGATAATCTCATAGAAGCGATGACAGTAAGAATACCTTCAGAAATTGCTAAGAATGATGTATTAAGGATTTCCTTTAATCCCGGTGTAATTAAAGGTGGAGTTAAGATTAATGTAGTTCCAGATTACGCTGAAGTTGAAGTTGATATGAGAATACCACCCGGAATAAATAGTGATGAAGCATTAAATATTGTAAGGAGCCTTGTGAAACAAAGTGAAATAATACCTCTGGACTTATCAGAACCTAATTATACTCCTCCAGATAATGAGTTTGTGAAAAAATTGGAAAATACTATATATAAACAGCTAGGCATTAAAGCTAAGAAATATATCATTACTGGTGCTACAGATGGTAGATATTTTAGATATAAGGGGGTTCCAGTAATAGTTTACGGCCCAGGAGAGCTAGGCATGGCTCACGCTTATGACGAGTTTATTTCATTTAGAGAATTACGAAATTCCTATACTGTTATGAAAGATTATTTATTAACCCTCTTCTAA
- a CDS encoding MFS transporter yields the protein MIRRNTKWLYLTLPYNATIGPISTLITLQIISLGGNALDIAYVISLGNLVLIPSSIFWGYTADRISRRKQIITSFSGTALSLFLLSYSRNVQMIALGYSLLIFSSTASTTPFNLLVMESASKKEWGALFSRYSFLSSIGTLIGLLISTFLVIYMRIFQIIFILAVIMAITAIISVKILPEPILTFERTAILHHKESFFTRLLHLPLMFLHLPNPHHFKLFKLSRLLRKPINYVPLLYIAIVIFYISSGIFNTVYPASLYVKGLDKSEALAVITMGMVFQIIGFRISEKLIKDKNETELAHKSLLLRGGSYFILGVSTLLFYGQLILILGLIFYPLAAGIAFAIYYSSSNTLIFKIVGERSQGKNLGVYSTVVGIALFLGSLLSGYITHYLSYGIDFITAGILLFISSLIFRYLEEG from the coding sequence TTGATAAGAAGAAATACAAAATGGCTTTACCTTACTTTACCTTATAATGCTACTATAGGTCCAATATCTACTCTTATAACCCTACAAATTATTTCTTTGGGAGGAAACGCACTTGATATTGCTTATGTAATATCATTAGGTAATCTGGTATTAATCCCTTCGTCGATCTTCTGGGGTTATACAGCTGATAGGATTAGTAGAAGAAAACAAATTATCACCAGTTTCTCTGGTACAGCTCTTTCTCTTTTCCTTCTATCTTATTCTAGGAATGTTCAGATGATAGCTTTAGGATACTCCTTACTTATCTTTTCATCAACAGCGTCTACGACACCATTCAATCTTTTAGTTATGGAATCTGCTAGTAAAAAGGAGTGGGGAGCGTTATTTTCTAGATATTCATTTCTTTCATCAATAGGAACCTTAATCGGATTGTTAATATCAACGTTTCTTGTAATATATATGAGAATATTTCAAATAATTTTCATATTAGCTGTAATTATGGCTATAACAGCAATCATTTCTGTTAAAATTCTGCCAGAACCAATCTTAACTTTTGAAAGAACAGCAATACTCCACCACAAAGAGTCCTTCTTTACACGATTACTTCATTTACCATTAATGTTTTTACATTTGCCTAATCCTCATCATTTTAAATTATTTAAACTTAGCAGACTTTTGAGAAAACCAATAAATTACGTTCCCTTACTTTATATTGCTATAGTTATCTTTTACATTAGTAGTGGAATCTTTAACACAGTTTATCCAGCAAGTCTTTACGTAAAAGGTTTAGATAAGTCAGAAGCTCTTGCAGTTATAACTATGGGGATGGTATTTCAAATTATAGGGTTTAGAATAAGTGAGAAATTAATTAAAGATAAGAATGAGACTGAACTTGCCCATAAATCTCTGCTTCTTAGAGGAGGCTCGTACTTTATACTTGGTGTTTCTACATTATTATTTTATGGTCAATTAATTCTGATTTTGGGATTAATATTTTATCCTTTAGCAGCTGGTATAGCCTTTGCAATTTACTATTCATCATCAAATACTTTGATATTTAAGATCGTTGGAGAGAGATCACAAGGTAAAAATCTTGGTGTGTATAGTACTGTAGTTGGAATTGCACTTTTTCTAGGTAGTCTTCTATCTGGATATATAACTCATTATTTAAGTTATGGAATTGACTTCATAACAGCTGGGATTTTACTATTCATCTCTTCATTAATCTTTAGATATTTAGAAGAGGGTTAA
- a CDS encoding 2-oxoacid:acceptor oxidoreductase family protein, producing MLIEIALRGRGGQGVVTAGELMVKATVLEDKYAQSIPFYGGERRGAPVVSFLRLSDKPVLLHREVYNPDGVAVFDPSLTKIMDVTQGIKEDGFLLINTSEAKKIWKNEYYIVDATSIAKDLGLVIAGWAVVNTTMIGALAKILGMPSLTSLEEAIKEEFPGKLGELNAEAVERGYKEVKKVD from the coding sequence ATGCTTATCGAAATAGCCTTAAGAGGTAGAGGAGGGCAAGGAGTAGTTACCGCAGGAGAATTAATGGTTAAAGCGACAGTTCTTGAGGATAAGTATGCTCAGTCAATTCCCTTTTATGGAGGAGAAAGAAGAGGAGCCCCGGTTGTATCATTTTTACGTCTCTCGGATAAACCTGTTCTTTTACATAGGGAAGTATATAACCCAGATGGAGTAGCAGTTTTTGATCCTTCCTTAACTAAAATTATGGATGTAACACAAGGCATAAAAGAAGACGGTTTCTTATTAATTAACACATCAGAAGCAAAGAAAATTTGGAAAAATGAGTATTATATTGTGGATGCAACATCAATTGCTAAAGATTTAGGCTTAGTAATAGCCGGATGGGCAGTAGTCAATACTACAATGATTGGCGCTTTAGCTAAAATTTTAGGAATGCCTTCTTTAACTTCCTTAGAGGAAGCGATAAAAGAAGAATTTCCTGGAAAGCTTGGTGAATTAAATGCAGAAGCTGTTGAAAGAGGATATAAAGAGGTGAAAAAA